One window from the genome of Mastacembelus armatus chromosome 18, fMasArm1.2, whole genome shotgun sequence encodes:
- the LOC113140858 gene encoding uncharacterized protein LOC113140858 isoform X1, translating to MVCWILLLISLTPFTWGTFVVTVTQSSYQAEENHDITLDWTFTTTAHMSLSAVYIFCQLITEDKDPVLFHLHEGVEVPESQDKQFSGRVQFDKDVLREGRVRLHVSRLRTEDSGLYWCDVKTDDGTGSGKCLLNVTAARDWSDPEREPERPDAAGWRWIVLICGLGLTAAAAAGLTVCYCFFNNTQTGKKDSNPEPRGRNETNYISGSTSEEPV from the exons atggtctgctggatcctgctgctcatcagcctgaccccctttacctggg gaacatttgtagtgactgtgacacagagctcctatcaggcagaggagaaccacgacatcacactggactggaccttcacaaccacagctcacatgtctctctcagcagtttACATCTTCTGTCAACTGATAACTGAGGACAAAGACCCAGTCCTGTTTCATCTACATGAGGGTgttgaggtcccagagtctcaggacaaacagttttcaggacgagtccagtttgacaaagacgtcctcagagaaggacgagtcagacttcatgtgtccagactcaggactgaggactctggtCTGTACTGGTGTGATGTGAAGACAGATGATGGAACAGGTTCTGGCAAATGTCTCCTCAACgtcacag CAGCGAGGGACTGGTCTGACCCTGAGAGAGAACCTGAGAGACCAGACGCAGCAGGTTGGAGATGGATCGTCCTCATCTGTGGActgggactgacagcagcagcagcagctggactgactgtgtgttactgtttcttCAATAATACtcaaactggaaaaaaagattcaaatCCAGAGCCCAGAGgtagaaatgaaacaaattacaTCTCAGGTTCTACATCAGAGGAACCAGTTTGA